From Bacillus sp. 2205SS5-2:
GTTGAAGTAGCATTTCAGGAAAAGCCCTCATAGCCGATTGATCTGATTTGTATCCTGGAGTATTGGCATTGGCTAAATTATTAGAAAGCATTTCTGTTTTGCGTTGATGAGCAAGCATCCCAGACGCTACTGTATAAAAACCACGAAACATGATGATCACCACTACTTTCATTGATATCCGATTTCTTCTCTTTCTTTATTATAAAAGAAAAGCATGAATAAAAGTATTAGATATTCGACTTTTTCCCACAAAATTAATAGTAATATTTGTAAAATGGAGAATATGTGCTAAGGAAATTGTTTGGAGCTAGATCGAAAAAACACTTTTTCGATTTATGCACAACTTTCCGCTTTGTGCACGACTTCACCAGCCAAGTCCACGATATTATAGAAAAAGAGGGAAAATATTTTATCGTAATGCAATTATGTTTGCAAAAACAGCTTAAAAAAAGACGAGAATTCTCGTCTTTTTTCTTGTTCAGCCGTGGGAAGTAATTCACATGGCTAGAGGTTATTTTTACTTGCGTCGCTTCTTAATAGTATGTCCTATTTTTTGCATTTTGTGAGTATTGGGGTAATTCGTCGCTGTGAAAATCTTATAATAGTTGTTTACTTGGCATACGTCCCATGTTTTCAAGCATTATGCCTGTTCCAATGGCTACACAGTTCATTGGATTTTCAGCGACTAACACAGGTACTTTTAGTTCTTCCGCTAATAAGTGATCAATTCCGTGCAAAAGAGCACCTCCGCCGGTAAGGATAATGCCGCGATCGATAATATCAGCAGACAATTCAGGTGGTGTATGTTCGAGTACGTTTTTCGCTGCTTGCACGATGACAGAAACGGACTCTCTAAGTGCGCTCTCAATCTCAGCTGAATGTACTGTAATTGTACGTGGCAACCCTGATACTAGATCGCGCCCACGGATGGACATTTCTTCGTTACGAGTTTCTGGGGATACTGTACCGACTTGAATTTTGATATCCTCTGCGGTTCTCACACCAATTAACAGCTTATATTGTTTCTTAATATAATTTAAGATATCAGAATCAAATTTATCTCCCGCCATTTTGACTGACTGAGAGGTTACGATTTGGTTCATTGAGAGAACTGCCACGTCGGTCGTTCCTCCACCTATATCAATGACCATATGACCGCTCGGTTGGATAATATCCATTCCGGCCCCAATTGCCGCTACCTTTGGTTCTTCTTGAAGATAGACTTTCTTTCCACCGCTCTTTTGGGCTGCTTGGATGATCGCTTTTTCTTCTACTTTCGTAATCCCAGTCGGGCAGCAAATAAGGATGCGCGGTTTAGAGATCATACCTTTAACGTTTACTTTATTGATAAAATAACGCAGCATTGCTTCCGTAATATCAAAATCGGCAATCACACCATCTTTCATCGGTCGCATCGCTTTAATATTACCTGGTGTTCTTCCCACCATCCGGCGAGCCTCTTCGCCCACTGCTAATACTTTTTTCGTGTTTACATCAATGGCCACAACAGACGGCTCATTTAATACAATTCCTTGCCCTTTTACGTGAATTAGAACATTTGCTGTTCCTAAGTCAATTCCGATATCTTTCGCAAACATCGTTAATTCTACTCCTTCCGCTCGTTAAACTACGGTTTATCTATTCGTTATGAATGGTCAGGTTTCACTGATCAAGACTCTTTTCGTATACATTATTGCTATTTTAGATTAAATTTTTCTTTTGTTGTTACTAATCATCAAATTGGACGAAAAGATGCTCGGAACAAAGCTATCTAACAGTTTATAGACTGGCTCGAAATGCAACACTCTTTGCGAAAACAGCACTGATCAAACAAACTTGTTTAGTGTATATCATCTTCACATTTTATCATATTCCTGTCGAAAAATATGGTAGTTTGTCAAAAAATATATCATGTTTTTTCCATTAAGACTTAGTAAGAAAGATATTGACCATAGAAGATTTTCGGATTGAAAACGCGGAAGGCGCCTGCTGATCGACAACTTGCATCCGACGAGGATTGGCAGACGAAGGGTTCTCTAAATCCTTTTAGTTACAGTTCAATTGATCCCTACAAAGAAGACGAGTCTTTGAAATAGGCTGTTTTCGCAAAGATTGTGGCTTTTCGAATAGGAATATATCCCCTGATTTGTATGACTTTGTGCTCTTTTCCTCATGAAAACTTCTCCATTTCTAGATAAAAAGTAAGAAATCAGTCGAAAAGACCTTACTGCCTGTTTTTTCTTTGTGCCAATAGCAACAAAATATGTGAAAACAGCCTTGAAAAATGAATCTTTAGAGAACATCAAAAAAGGAAGGTTTCTCTCCCCTTCCCCCATTCCCTATTTTGCTGAACTTTCAATTTCTTCTTTTTTGTATTTTTGCTTTGTTGCTTCTCCACCTCGTAAATGTCTAATAGATTTATGATAGTCAAGTATTTCCTTCACTTCATTTGCTAAATCTGGGTTGATTTCTGGTAGACGTTCTGTTAAGTCTTTATGAACGGTACTTTTGGAAACGCCAAATTCTTTGGCAATGACGCGTACCGTTTTTTTCGTCTCCACGATATAATTTCCAATCTTGACTGTCCTCTCTTTGATGTAATCGTGCACACTACTCGCCTCCCTAAATTGGATGAGGAGTGTGAAATGAGACTCGTCTCTCTATACGGATACTGTAAAGTACCGCAGAAGAAGCCTATTACCTCAGGTACAAGAAAATGGAAAGCAAGTGAAGTTCTCACCTACAGAACGCTTCTTTTTGATTTGCGGTAGAAAGCTCGAAATATGAGCTCTTTGATTACTGCATATAAACTGGAATATCGCCAATGAACCCTTGGAGCAAAACGATTCCTCACCTCAACCACTCTCTTTTTTTGTCAGGTTTGTAACAGTCTATTAGCTTGGTTAAGGATATATGCACAAAAACTCAATAAGGACAAGGGATAGCGTATTTTTTTCAGAAAAATCCAACTATTATATAGAGTGATAAGGAAAATAATGGTACAGTTACATATGAAGAACTCTTTTTCTTTAAGGCAAGGATTAAACTGAAACCCATAATCAAAAAGAATACAAGTGCCATGCTCATCTCATCATTTCCTTTCTATCATTATTTTTTTCTAGACGTCCTTAAGGTAATTCTTATCATTATTATCTAGAATTTATACAAGGTCAACTCGTTGGATACTGTCTCTTTTTCATGGAATTTGTAAGGAAACCTATTTTGAAATAATAACTTTTCTCTTTTTCTCTTATTTTATTGGGAAAATTCACTGTGATCATTTTACGCGTATGATTTCATTGTTGTCGGATTTCCTCGGAAACTTTTCTTCTGAACTTATTCTCTTCTATGTAAAAATTGTTCCAATTACAATTTTAGCGGATTTCCGTTTACTGTCTTACTTTTGAACTAAAGAAAAAGTTAACACGATTCTTTCTGCAATTGCTGCTAACAGACAGCGTAATACTGCTCCGATTAAAGCAAAAAGCAGCTTACATCAATCGTAAGCTGCTTTTGTCAAAAGATTAGTTGTCATCTTCATCAGAATCAGCACCATCAGCATCATCTGCTGAGTCGCCATCATCTGAATCTTGTTGATCATTAAATTCTTCATGTTCTGGATAGTTGTAATGTTGACCTTCGTTATTTTCACCCTCGTCGCCTGGTTGTTCTTTAATGGCCGAAAGTGGTTTATCAAAGAATTCTATTGGATTCAGCGCTACGCTATCTTTACGGATTTCAAAGTGAACATGAACGCCAGCTTCTTCATTAAATTTACTTTGTCCAGCTTTGCCGAGTGTGTCCCCTTGGTTTACGCTATCTCCTACAGATACGACCGGAGCCTTAACGGATTGGTATCGTGTTGCTACACCGTCACTATGCTCCATAATAATGTAATGCCCTAGTAAAGGATCTTCTTCAACTGCAGTGACTGTTCCGCTCATTGCAGCTAATACGTCAAATTCTTCACCTTTCATCGAAATGTCGATTCCTGTGTTTTCATAAAACGTATTTTCAAAGAATACTAAAGCGGCTTCTTGCTCTTCTGCTGATGCCTCTGGATCATAGAACTGCTTTTCAATGACGACCTTATTGGGGTCTTTGACCGGCATTTGGAACATTTCTTGTAGAGCGTTGACTGGAACTGCAGGGTCATCATACTTCTTCTGTCCAACCGCACCATTTTCTACATAACCAAAGTCTTGTGGCTCTCCTGTAAGCTCATCCCCAGCCGACTGATACCATAGAATAGCTGTAATTATGATAGCAGCACTCGCAAGATAAATTGCCGGATACGCCCAGCGCTTTTTAAAGAACGCTTGAAATCTAGATTGTTGAGAAGATCGATTCTTTTCTTCCTCTCTCATTTTCATCACCTCAGCAATCAGTCTGAACAGATTTTGAAAAATATATACCTTTTTATGAAATTTTTTTACTTCTTAGCATTTAACATGCGGACCATTCTTATACATTTTTCTTTTTAAAG
This genomic window contains:
- the spoIIID gene encoding sporulation transcriptional regulator SpoIIID — its product is MHDYIKERTVKIGNYIVETKKTVRVIAKEFGVSKSTVHKDLTERLPEINPDLANEVKEILDYHKSIRHLRGGEATKQKYKKEEIESSAK
- a CDS encoding M23 family metallopeptidase, with translation MREEEKNRSSQQSRFQAFFKKRWAYPAIYLASAAIIITAILWYQSAGDELTGEPQDFGYVENGAVGQKKYDDPAVPVNALQEMFQMPVKDPNKVVIEKQFYDPEASAEEQEAALVFFENTFYENTGIDISMKGEEFDVLAAMSGTVTAVEEDPLLGHYIIMEHSDGVATRYQSVKAPVVSVGDSVNQGDTLGKAGQSKFNEEAGVHVHFEIRKDSVALNPIEFFDKPLSAIKEQPGDEGENNEGQHYNYPEHEEFNDQQDSDDGDSADDADGADSDEDDN
- a CDS encoding rod shape-determining protein; the protein is MFAKDIGIDLGTANVLIHVKGQGIVLNEPSVVAIDVNTKKVLAVGEEARRMVGRTPGNIKAMRPMKDGVIADFDITEAMLRYFINKVNVKGMISKPRILICCPTGITKVEEKAIIQAAQKSGGKKVYLQEEPKVAAIGAGMDIIQPSGHMVIDIGGGTTDVAVLSMNQIVTSQSVKMAGDKFDSDILNYIKKQYKLLIGVRTAEDIKIQVGTVSPETRNEEMSIRGRDLVSGLPRTITVHSAEIESALRESVSVIVQAAKNVLEHTPPELSADIIDRGIILTGGGALLHGIDHLLAEELKVPVLVAENPMNCVAIGTGIMLENMGRMPSKQLL